From the Spiroplasma chrysopicola DF-1 genome, one window contains:
- a CDS encoding energy-coupling factor transporter ATPase, with protein sequence MKKKHKKNDNHLEKKNNISLKLTDVEFKYRETHPNAVDGVSFEINHGEYVTIIGHNGSGKSTISKIIIGVLRPQKGKIEVFGNEMHATTLTEIRRFLGIVFQNPDNQFIGSTVRDDIAFGLENRCIAQKDMQAIIDDAAKKVGMLDYLDHEPLMLSGGQKQRVAIASTLALQPDIIIFDEATSMLDPKGRQEVKQIMVDLKNTRQKTIISITHDMDEIINADKVIVMNKGKMVKCGRPEEILYDGDFLKGIHLDVPFISRVINSLREKGLNVNNTLDMGELVKDICQK encoded by the coding sequence ATGAAAAAGAAACACAAAAAAAACGATAATCATTTAGAGAAAAAAAATAATATTTCTTTAAAATTAACAGATGTTGAGTTTAAATATCGTGAGACTCATCCAAATGCTGTTGATGGTGTTAGTTTTGAAATTAATCATGGTGAATATGTTACAATTATTGGCCATAATGGGAGTGGTAAATCAACAATTAGTAAAATTATTATTGGGGTATTACGACCACAAAAGGGAAAAATTGAAGTATTTGGTAATGAAATGCATGCGACAACCTTAACTGAAATTCGCCGTTTTTTAGGAATTGTTTTTCAAAATCCAGATAATCAATTTATTGGTTCAACTGTTCGTGATGATATTGCTTTTGGCTTAGAAAACCGTTGTATTGCCCAAAAAGATATGCAGGCAATTATCGATGATGCCGCAAAAAAAGTTGGAATGTTGGATTACTTAGACCATGAACCATTAATGTTATCAGGGGGTCAAAAACAGCGTGTCGCGATTGCTTCAACCTTGGCATTGCAACCAGATATTATTATATTTGATGAAGCAACAAGTATGTTAGACCCCAAAGGCCGTCAAGAAGTTAAACAAATTATGGTTGATTTAAAAAATACTCGTCAAAAAACTATTATTTCAATTACCCATGATATGGATGAAATTATTAATGCTGATAAAGTAATTGTGATGAATAAAGGAAAAATGGTAAAGTGTGGTCGCCCAGAAGAGATTTTATATGATGGGGATTTCCTCAAGGGAATTCACTTGGATGTGCCTTTTATTTCAAGAGTAATTAATAGTTTAAGAGAAAAGGGCCTTAATGTTAATAATACTTTAGACATGGGAGAGTTGGTGAAAGACATATGTCAAAAATAG
- a CDS encoding energy-coupling factor transporter ATPase, whose product MSKIAKKAKSVSMPENDQIIFKDVSYVYAPKSPYEYQSLTDINLEIKPEKITAVIGSTGSGKSTLVQHINGLLTPTRGEVYANGFIIKAKQKKIKDIKKLRKSIGLVFQFPEYQLFEETIEKDIMFGPVHLGEEKEVARANAKKYLEMVGLPENYLQRSPFDLSGGQKRRVAIAGILAIEGNTLILDEPTAGLDPEGEEDFIKLFNNINKNEKKRIILVTHNMDHVLDIVDEVVALKDGKIIKIGTPFEIFKDKTLLHELQIEPPKIYNLIYQLAENGLDLREENIRNINELVDKIINIKKQRKG is encoded by the coding sequence ATGTCAAAAATAGCAAAAAAAGCAAAATCAGTTTCAATGCCGGAAAATGATCAAATTATTTTTAAAGATGTTTCATATGTTTATGCGCCAAAATCACCGTATGAATACCAATCTTTGACTGATATTAACTTGGAAATTAAACCTGAAAAAATTACGGCAGTAATTGGTTCAACGGGTAGTGGAAAGTCAACGTTAGTTCAACACATTAATGGTTTATTAACCCCAACTCGGGGAGAAGTTTATGCCAATGGTTTTATAATCAAAGCTAAGCAAAAAAAGATTAAAGATATTAAAAAATTACGTAAATCAATTGGTTTAGTTTTCCAGTTTCCTGAATATCAATTATTTGAAGAAACCATTGAAAAAGATATTATGTTTGGACCAGTTCATTTAGGGGAAGAAAAAGAAGTTGCCCGAGCTAATGCAAAGAAATATCTTGAAATGGTTGGTTTACCAGAAAACTATTTACAACGTTCACCATTTGATTTATCAGGAGGTCAAAAACGTCGGGTAGCGATTGCGGGAATTTTAGCAATCGAAGGAAACACCTTAATTTTAGATGAACCAACTGCAGGCTTAGACCCTGAAGGGGAAGAAGATTTTATTAAATTATTTAACAATATTAATAAGAATGAGAAAAAACGGATTATTCTTGTTACGCATAATATGGATCATGTTTTAGACATTGTTGATGAAGTCGTGGCTTTAAAAGATGGGAAAATTATTAAAATTGGAACACCGTTTGAAATTTTTAAAGATAAAACGTTATTACATGAATTACAAATTGAACCACCAAAGATTTATAATTTAATTTATCAATTAGCTGAAAATGGCTTAGATTTACGGGAAGAAAATATCCGTAATATTAATGAATTAGTTGATAAAATTATTAACATTAAAAAACAAAGAAAGGGGTAA
- a CDS encoding energy-coupling factor transporter transmembrane component T family protein, whose product MRLSFGRYIAYDSVIHRMDPRLKLFMLLTLMVAIFFPSGFTGYAIIGIALGLIYILSKLPFRMLFSLLKPIMFMFIFLLIINCFLVKSGYLGWHWGGSPEAIGPVAPGGQTWFAFSEKAIYSALYMAIRIYLMITITTILTSTTQPLDLTLALEDLMSPLKLVKFPVHILSTIISIALRMIPTLIEEASRIMKAQASRGVDFKHGHFKDKIKSTTSLIIPLLVSAFQKSEDLSYAMDARGYDPHAKRTRYRAYKFHFVDVIIFIFGVGIAGVVIAQSATMGQFTTFYEGWHWNGTELVYGYFKTGFLQMRIPHLDDFVVGW is encoded by the coding sequence ATGAGACTATCGTTTGGTCGTTATATCGCGTATGATTCAGTTATTCATCGAATGGATCCAAGACTGAAATTATTTATGTTACTAACATTGATGGTTGCGATATTTTTCCCATCAGGTTTTACGGGCTATGCTATTATTGGGATTGCCCTTGGTTTAATTTATATTTTATCAAAACTCCCATTTAGAATGCTATTTTCATTATTAAAACCAATTATGTTTATGTTTATTTTTCTATTAATTATTAACTGTTTTTTGGTTAAAAGTGGTTATTTAGGTTGGCATTGAGGGGGAAGTCCTGAAGCAATTGGTCCAGTTGCCCCTGGTGGTCAAACATGATTTGCTTTTTCAGAAAAGGCAATTTATAGTGCCTTATACATGGCAATTCGGATTTATTTAATGATTACAATTACAACGATTTTAACTTCAACAACCCAACCATTAGATTTAACATTAGCGTTAGAAGATTTAATGAGTCCGTTAAAATTAGTTAAATTCCCAGTTCATATTTTATCAACAATTATTTCAATTGCTTTAAGAATGATTCCAACTTTAATTGAAGAAGCAAGCCGAATTATGAAAGCGCAAGCTTCGCGGGGAGTTGATTTTAAACATGGTCATTTTAAAGATAAAATTAAATCAACAACATCTTTAATTATTCCATTATTAGTATCAGCTTTTCAAAAGTCAGAAGATTTATCATATGCAATGGATGCTAGGGGATATGACCCTCATGCCAAACGAACACGCTATCGTGCTTATAAGTTTCATTTTGTTGATGTTATCATTTTCATATTTGGAGTAGGAATTGCTGGTGTTGTGATTGCTCAATCAGCAACAATGGGACAATTCACAACCTTTTATGAGGGATGACATTGAAATGGGACAGAGTTAGTTTATGGATATTTTAAAACAGGATTTTTACAAATGAGAATTCCTCATCTTGATGATTTTGTTGTAGGTTGATAA
- a CDS encoding tRNA pseudouridine synthase A, producing MLNLLLTLEYDGFDYKGWIKQKNALTIQGELEKAFFNVCQIKLWTLGASKTDAGVHACDQKVLVKIPFQPKDLVFFIKTVSYSLPLNINIKNYVVVDENFNVRDTKEKEYIYTINDQDYDLVNHRYELRTKQQYDEERLHTIAQIFVGEHDFAFFSGVKIGETIKTVRTINTIDVARDKTKKIKIHFKGKGFIRYQIRMIVQNILECYHGRVTIETLQEQLANPPAGKTTIFSAKPYGLCLAKIIY from the coding sequence ATGTTAAATCTACTGTTAACTTTAGAATATGATGGCTTTGATTATAAGGGCTGAATTAAACAAAAAAATGCTTTAACAATTCAAGGAGAATTAGAAAAAGCCTTTTTTAATGTTTGCCAAATTAAACTTTGAACCCTAGGAGCAAGTAAAACTGATGCGGGTGTCCATGCATGTGATCAAAAAGTGTTAGTTAAAATTCCTTTTCAACCAAAAGACTTAGTTTTTTTTATTAAAACTGTCAGTTATAGTTTACCGCTTAATATTAATATTAAAAATTATGTTGTTGTTGATGAAAATTTTAATGTTCGTGACACAAAAGAAAAAGAATATATTTATACAATTAATGATCAAGACTATGATTTAGTTAATCATCGTTACGAATTACGAACTAAGCAACAATATGATGAAGAACGCCTTCACACAATTGCCCAAATTTTTGTTGGCGAACATGATTTTGCCTTTTTTAGTGGTGTAAAAATTGGCGAAACAATTAAGACAGTTCGAACAATCAATACAATTGATGTTGCCCGTGATAAAACTAAAAAAATAAAAATTCATTTTAAAGGCAAAGGATTTATTCGTTATCAAATTCGAATGATAGTTCAGAATATTCTTGAGTGTTATCATGGTCGGGTTACGATTGAAACTTTGCAAGAACAGTTAGCAAATCCGCCGGCTGGTAAAACAACAATTTTTAGTGCTAAGCCATATGGCTTATGCTTAGCTAAAATTATTTATTAA
- the rplI gene encoding 50S ribosomal protein L9 — MKVILIKDVKGKGKANDIIEVSDGYAKNFLLKQNLAIPTTNANVYKLNENLRENQKTIDEEIAKLGLLKLELEKLTLNFKLKMHNDKVFGSISLVQIVDRLEKEFKLKVNKKNFVDKNNLVDVGLHYLTIKLNHQVTATLKVMIEKKES, encoded by the coding sequence ATGAAAGTTATTTTAATTAAAGATGTCAAAGGAAAAGGGAAAGCTAATGATATTATAGAAGTATCTGATGGCTATGCCAAAAACTTTTTACTTAAACAAAATTTAGCAATTCCAACAACTAATGCCAATGTTTATAAATTAAATGAAAATTTACGAGAAAACCAAAAAACGATTGATGAAGAAATTGCGAAATTGGGGTTGCTAAAACTTGAATTAGAAAAATTAACCCTAAATTTTAAGTTAAAGATGCATAATGATAAGGTTTTTGGATCTATTTCATTGGTTCAGATTGTTGATCGTTTAGAAAAAGAGTTTAAGTTGAAAGTAAATAAAAAAAACTTTGTTGATAAAAATAATTTAGTTGATGTTGGGTTACATTATTTAACAATTAAGTTAAATCATCAAGTAACAGCAACATTAAAAGTAATGATTGAAAAAAAGGAGAGTTAG